The Rhopalosiphum maidis isolate BTI-1 chromosome 2, ASM367621v3, whole genome shotgun sequence genome segment ACGCCGTTTTACcggatataaaaattaaaaaatcagctTATATCACTTCTAGCATGGTCACTAGATGAAAATCACAATGACTGTATAGACCATAGAGTACCGTCTACACTATACACCATACTcccataaattgaatatagatTACTCTATGGTTGAATAGACTATAAAGAATAGAGATCTTCTATTCTTCTTTACATCGACACATCATgaaaaatagttgaaaataaacatatttaaacaattatgttttatgcattgtatataataaaaaaatgtccatttttaaattccaattaactatacaaacaaaatcaatGCTTGTACCAACCGGCAACCATACATTTCAGAGGGGGTTTGGGGTTCTATATACTCCACTGTTATGGTCCACAGTgacagtattataaatatcttgtATTACTCAATACTCATAAGCTattaatcgtttaaataagtataatttcgtctaaatttaaacttaaaacgtctaaaatatataattgtctaaatatttttaattttcaaaacttagtataaaataaagtttttattaatttctaactacaaaatagtttGCAATTTTTTGTGATTTCGCAAATGCtgtcaaaattataactacatacacaataaaaaaaattgtgcctatgtatatttaatatttttatacagttataagaacaacttatatgatcttgtattaaattccaGGATAATTCTATTTgacaaatagtaaatttataataagtttattaataagCTTTGTATTTaactacaatttttaagtattttaacacaacgagtaattttatatcgacatttatagaaaaaaaaactaagaatAGTTGAAAATAGattgtaaatagaaaataataataaaaatatttggtcaaaattgtaattaaatggtCAGGCATTTACTGTTAATAGTTTTCGAGTTACATCAAAAAAACGAAATTGATTTTGtctaaaatgaaattaaagacTTCTCAGttttcctatttatttttttgtttttttttcgactataaaaaaaacctactgatacttattttaaattaaatttttcatttcagtTAACCATTTCGATGAAAATGGGCGTATTcgcgtaatttattattatttctgcaCAGCTAGGTGTTACCTTTCTTGCAATCCGATACTGCACAATATGATACATATTGTATGGAAATGTTCTTCAAGGTTGTGTAGTGATAATATAGGTTGCAGGTAATAAATCGTCAAGTCTAGTtgctatacaaataaaataaccgaTGTCAATAatgtaatgagtaatgactttgtacttttttattggtatttaggTAGTTGTCTCAAAAAAGCCTACTTTGAAATGCACACCATCACCACATTCTAGCTTTTAAACAATTGTCTTACAATATTCCTCTTGTGTTAcaactgttttaaatatttttacaaataatatttctatcagcatttaaaatactttaaaaaaatatcttttacaaGACTGGCAGCgacttaatatagttttaattttttattataaaaacatgatttaattttaattattttaaaataatggtgtacaataaattatgtaaatcaatataagaaaatataaatgaggtagacatagtataataataactatagcggtaacataatattatacaactaatatatagaatatctataaatacttatacaaaataacaatttaagtatGTTGGATTACTCTAACAGGACATGATTCAATTTTGTTAACAACTTTAATAACAGAAGCACGAATTACatgttcatttatattaatgttttcagATTCCAAGTGAGTGTTTCTTACATGACGGTCCAAGTTGTCTTTACGCGTGAACTTCTTCATGCATATTGgacaattcaaaatgtttttttctaaaaaattccacataaccattattttaacaacaataattaatgtttattatttaatatgtattactacTATGAGTTCCAAGATGTCTTTGTAAATAACGTTTTTCTCTAAAACGTtgattacataaataacaagCAAATTGAGTTGAGAATATATGTGTCTTTTGATGTGAAACCAACGCatcttttaaactaaatttccGTTTACAGATGTCACATGAAAATGCTTTAGTTCCTGTAATATAAAGCAtgactaaattaatatatttttaaggccaaattaaataaaactaatattattttataaatttaaaatataaaataattcataacatattttaaaaacttatttagtatttacattccattttttatttttaacaaacatatgttaattgtttagttattactaaatatacaattaccaGAATGTTTCCTAATGTGATGTTTTTTTAGACATTgcttgtttttgaaaaatttcaaacatgtTGCACATTGAAATGGTTTTTCTAGAGCATGTGATTTCATATGCACTTCTAATGATCGCTTTCTTTTGAAACCTTTGGTACATATTGCACAAAAATGAGAACGTACtgaaatgcattaaaataatgtaaatttttaataaattattattttgtatgcatACTAGTGATTTTCAACCCTTTTTTAAACctgaaaatatgattttaatatatctcaGCCATGAATGAAATTTTCTTAGATAAAGATTTTTGCTTttgtcttatttaattttaacatcaaattagataaacaaaattgtaatatattatactttaatataaattaattaatattttattatattatattttcattaagtataattactaaaaaaaaaacttacaaaagCTTGTGACATATTGGTTGAAAACCACTGATGCATACCAatatgaatgattttttttttaaatcttacctgtatgtactattttatgttcaatcattttagatttagtgaaaaaacatttatcacattcaatacatttaaatggtCTTTcacctaaattttaaaatgaaaaaaattaaaattaaaacttatttaacattttaaataataagttgttatttctaaacacttaattatttatatggtaaaaCAATACCTGAAATACTAAatctgtatacataaaaatttgaaaggttataaaatatattttaaattaactcttagaaaataatgtgtgatgtctgataaaaaaaatgtttttaattatattaattgtccAGCAACATCCTATGAatcttaaaagaaaattaatatttataaaagaggTTTTCTAAGATTAATCTTtagaaaaattcaatattttttaaaaatcaattaaaaataattttttgaaattgtataaaaacaagtgATTAAGTTTTTGATTCCACAATTAGTGATTACATTAGCAAAGTATACAAACATGAAACAATCAACCTTAACTGTAATGTTGacttctttataaaaattgacaaaaatacaattaataaaacattcaaaagATTTAAATAAGCATTTTAGAAAACGCAATACTAATTttctatagtaaatagtagTAGTATCTATACATAGGgttttttacaatgttttaatatctaagaatgttatgagtatataaaaattcttataactggctttaaattaaaatatcataacgcCCATAAGAATACACAGATAATGTCCTTACCCATAAGT includes the following:
- the LOC113555301 gene encoding gastrula zinc finger protein xLCGF3.1-like isoform X1, encoding MYYCDAEDQELNYNKNIESCMLDINVKNQLNTYDLDMRTDNTMPETKRKPFKIPDHISSIECDGSVKYNCTVCKKTFNSKKNCFYHLTCNGDGIKKPLICYKCNKSFKIQSHLDYHMLTHSGERPFKCIECDKCFFTKSKMIEHKIVHTVRSHFCAICTKGFKRKRSLEVHMKSHALEKPFQCATCLKFFKNKQCLKKHHIRKHSGTKAFSCDICKRKFSLKDALVSHQKTHIFSTQFACYLCNQRFREKRYLQRHLGTHSKKNILNCPICMKKFTRKDNLDRHVRNTHLESENININEHVIRASVIKVVNKIESCPVRVIQHT
- the LOC113555301 gene encoding gastrula zinc finger protein xLCGF3.1-like isoform X2, whose protein sequence is MYYCDAEDQELNYNKNIESCMLDINVKNQLNTYDLDMRTDNTMPETKRKPFKIPDHISSIECDGSVKYNCTVCKKTFNSKKNCFYHLTCNGDGIKKPLICYKCNKSFKIQSHLDYHMLTHSGERPFKCIECDKCFFTKSKMIEHKIVHTVRSHFCAICTKGFKRKRSLEVHMKSHALEKPFQCATCLKFFKNKQCLKKHHIRKHSGTKAFSCDICKRKFSLKDALVSHQKTHIFSTQFACYLCNQRFREKRYLQRHLGTHKKNILNCPICMKKFTRKDNLDRHVRNTHLESENININEHVIRASVIKVVNKIESCPVRVIQHT